One window of Thermocoleostomius sinensis A174 genomic DNA carries:
- a CDS encoding response regulator yields the protein MDIPVTDRFAFQAQELPQKLNQVLEETLTGYWRCELLRFDRKRRIEPFYVGLLKGRVVCSGQQISWQTLLEVLQRYIPRFRNEAVHSLLAVRQELSLTSQSTKPTGLPELFEECYRLNLISPQEVSEAMRLKILADFDTYLFDYPGQAQFIPSFHLGDQVPIAGFNLRELLIEAKQRQVWWNKLQTQIPSMSCVPVLNQRAVQASNLTPEQKQRLESLTSMGKSLDELAIAFAQDSLEIAKVFAKLMSEGLLTLTSSTHSSKVPPAVHSRATPEILVVDDSPLLLKQFENLVTRWGYQVNTSINPETVIEKMLDIHPAIVFLDINMPGISGFDLVKQIRRCPEFTTIPLIILTAEKTLTNNWRARWSGCRFLSKPLAASEVSQFQMELRLLLEEMVPLPASGFTRPAYQSENHYQLRDSSV from the coding sequence ATGGATATACCAGTCACCGATCGCTTTGCTTTTCAAGCACAAGAATTGCCCCAAAAACTCAATCAAGTTTTAGAAGAAACCCTGACCGGATATTGGCGGTGTGAGTTACTCAGGTTCGATCGCAAGCGTCGCATAGAGCCGTTCTATGTGGGGTTATTGAAAGGGCGAGTTGTCTGTTCAGGACAGCAGATTTCTTGGCAAACCCTGCTTGAGGTACTTCAGCGCTATATTCCTCGGTTTCGCAACGAAGCGGTTCACTCACTCTTGGCCGTTCGTCAGGAGTTGAGTCTTACTTCACAAAGCACTAAACCAACTGGCTTACCTGAACTGTTTGAGGAATGCTATCGCCTCAACTTAATTAGTCCGCAGGAAGTTTCAGAAGCAATGCGGTTGAAAATTCTAGCGGATTTCGACACCTATTTATTTGATTATCCAGGGCAAGCCCAATTTATTCCATCGTTTCACCTAGGCGATCAAGTGCCGATCGCTGGCTTTAACCTGCGAGAGTTATTGATCGAAGCGAAGCAGCGACAAGTTTGGTGGAACAAGCTCCAAACTCAAATTCCTTCAATGAGTTGTGTTCCTGTGTTGAATCAACGTGCTGTTCAAGCTTCAAACTTGACCCCAGAGCAAAAGCAACGCCTAGAGTCCTTGACTTCGATGGGCAAAAGCTTGGATGAGCTTGCCATTGCCTTTGCTCAAGATTCATTAGAAATTGCCAAAGTGTTTGCCAAATTGATGAGCGAAGGGTTGCTAACACTGACTTCATCAACCCATTCGTCAAAGGTCCCTCCGGCGGTTCATTCTCGTGCAACACCAGAAATTTTAGTTGTCGATGATTCGCCACTCTTGCTGAAGCAGTTTGAGAATTTGGTGACACGCTGGGGATACCAAGTGAACACCTCAATCAATCCAGAAACCGTGATTGAAAAGATGCTAGACATCCATCCGGCGATCGTTTTTTTAGATATCAATATGCCCGGTATCAGTGGGTTTGATTTGGTCAAACAAATTCGTCGCTGTCCTGAATTTACAACTATTCCCTTGATTATATTAACGGCAGAGAAAACATTGACCAACAATTGGCGTGCCCGCTGGAGTGGATGTCGCTTTTTATCTAAGCCCTTAGCCGCAAGCGAAGTGTCTCAGTTTCAGATGGAACTTCGGTTATTACTAGAGGAAATGGTTCCTTTGCCTGCCTCTGGCTTCACACGTCCGGCCTACCAAAGCGAAAATCATTATCAGCTTAGAGACAGTTCAGTTTAG
- a CDS encoding response regulator — translation MRFLVVDDSAVDRQFLASMLEELGHQVDVHDSTTGVLEKLEMGEYASMFLDIVMPEKDGYKFLRELRLNQRTSNQHVIFYSSKRTALEVSYGLKQIGVNDYLTKPITRERLEQALRRI, via the coding sequence GTGCGTTTTTTAGTGGTGGATGATAGTGCAGTCGATCGACAATTTTTAGCATCAATGTTGGAAGAGTTGGGGCACCAAGTTGATGTGCATGACAGCACAACTGGCGTCCTTGAGAAGCTAGAAATGGGTGAGTATGCCTCAATGTTTCTAGACATTGTGATGCCAGAGAAGGACGGCTATAAGTTTTTGCGAGAGTTACGCTTGAACCAACGCACCTCGAATCAACATGTGATCTTCTACTCAAGTAAGAGAACAGCACTAGAAGTGAGCTATGGACTGAAACAAATTGGAGTTAATGATTATTTAACCAAGCCCATTACCCGTGAACGACTTGAGCAAGCTTTACGCAGAATCTGA
- a CDS encoding chemotaxis protein CheW has product MNAVNSLLGIEEFEDVRNLEGVPCNSSANQSDSDKLIESDAQSITTPVTEATAELDIELDNELEGELIAKLNSLSFSLQYRYLITQIEHQQFAFPLNWVADLILIEQSQILSLPFYGPMLLGVLHYRGEVVPLVVAPLTPFTDIATVARRLRTKHTVTAVRLNQSVGKLAGIGIVVDRVIERMSSVPASVPAIEPPSLRVFQLEDIPASIWQPR; this is encoded by the coding sequence ATGAACGCCGTTAATTCCCTGCTTGGAATCGAAGAGTTTGAGGATGTAAGAAACCTTGAAGGAGTCCCTTGCAATTCATCAGCCAATCAATCTGATAGTGACAAGCTCATTGAATCAGATGCTCAATCAATAACCACACCCGTCACGGAAGCAACTGCGGAACTAGACATTGAGTTAGACAATGAATTAGAGGGTGAATTGATTGCTAAACTCAATTCTCTTTCATTTTCTCTACAATATCGCTACTTAATCACTCAAATTGAACACCAGCAATTCGCCTTTCCTTTAAACTGGGTGGCTGACCTAATTCTGATCGAGCAGTCGCAGATTCTTTCATTACCTTTCTATGGACCGATGCTGCTTGGAGTGCTTCATTATCGGGGCGAGGTAGTTCCCCTCGTTGTTGCACCATTGACACCCTTTACAGACATCGCTACAGTCGCTCGACGCTTGAGGACAAAACACACAGTAACCGCCGTTCGGCTGAATCAATCTGTTGGTAAACTTGCCGGTATTGGTATCGTTGTCGATCGCGTCATTGAACGGATGTCCAGTGTTCCTGCATCAGTTCCTGCAATTGAACCTCCCTCTCTTCGAGTATTTCAACTAGAAGACATTCCTGCAAGTATTTGGCAGCCTCGTTAA